A single window of Lacerta agilis isolate rLacAgi1 chromosome 12, rLacAgi1.pri, whole genome shotgun sequence DNA harbors:
- the ZNF775 gene encoding zinc finger protein 775 codes for MEERRGIGGLLHKRDSGEIEAPRNVSSEVLRTSRYTEEGSFPEEEAKKPNGTTGRAAKGAIFQCAGRRRSFPRWHRLAVRNQKMPPEEEEEEDDPISGGSRGLCTNGTGREDLAGEELRGAVRVGESKAIQRTGAAEGDFTGRECGKGFAWRSSLNTHKRTHTGEKPFGWQACGRSFGQRPNLLCHLRNHTGERPFQCARCRRRFRQKQHLAKHRRTHFRARPGPHACPECQRSFSNKAVLGLHRRVHARQRWLVFQELKQAYRKTVARQREEARASLSWAVARPKGRRRGVKKFICSECGKGFTWWSSLSIHQRIHTGEKPFPCAQCGKSFTQKPNLLRHLRYHSGERPHACTQCGKGFTQKQHLLKHQRTHAAEKGFQCHGCGQTFPTKGSLAGHQRAGHAGSEGLAEEGGGRFALGHPESLEAVVGSLVAGGQGLFRPAEVPDVGQPVLIVEPGTRPLALSQTKKGVFWKPELPKPPAPEQKQYICNECGKGFVSWSALTIHRRIHTGERPYQCGECGKRFSQKPNLVRHQRYHTGEKPYPCAECGKRFVQKHHLAKHQRVHGKGAPQGPAPDLKVEAR; via the exons atggaggagaggagaggaattgGCGGCCTCCTGCATAAGAGAGATTCTGGAGAAATCGAAGCGCCCAGGAACGTCAGCTCAG AAGTCCTCCGCACATCCAGATATACCGAGGAGGGAAGTTTTCCAGAAGAAGAGGCCAAGAAACCAAACGGAACCACCGGCAGGGCAGCGAAAGGAGCCATTTTTCAGTGCGCCGGCCGGAGAAGGAGTTTCCCCCGATGGCACAGACTGGCAGTGAGGAACCAGAAGATgcccccagaggaggaggaagaagaagatgacccCATCTCCGGAGGAAGCAGGGGCTTGTGCACCAATGGCACAGGAAGGGAGGACTTGGCGGGTGAAGAGCTGCGCGGCGCCGTCCGAGTTGGGGAGAGCAAAGCGATCCAGAGAACGGGCGCCGCGGAAGGAGACTTCACCGGCAGGGAGTGTGGGAAAGGCTTTGCCTGGCGGTCGTCGCTGAACACCCACAAGCGcacccacaccggggagaagcccttcGGGTGGCAGGCGTGCGGGAGGAGCTTCGGCCAGAGGCCCAACCTGCTGTGCCACCTGCGCAACCACACCGGGGAGCGGCCCTTCCAGTGCGCcaggtgccggcgccgcttccgCCAGAAGCAGCACCTCGCCAAGCACCGGCGGACCCACTTTCGGGCGCGGCCGGGCCCCCACGCCTGCCCCGAGTGCCAGCGGAGCTTCAGCAACAAAGCGGTGCTGGGTCTCCACCGCCGGGTCCACGCCCGCCAGCGCTGGCTGGTTTTCCAGGAGCTGAAGCAGGCCTACCGGAAGACAGTGGCGAGGCAGCGGGAGGAGGCGCGGGCCAGCCTGAGCTGGGCGGTGGCGCGGCCCAAGGGGCGCCGCCGGGGGGTGAAGAAGTTCATCTGCAGCGAGTGCGGCAAAGGCTTCACCTGGTGGTCGTCGCTGAGCATCCACCAGCgcatccacacgggcgagaagccttTCCCGTGCGCCCAGTGCGGCAAGAGCTTCACCCAGAAGCCCAACCTCCTGCGCCACCTCCGCTACCACAGCGGCGAGAGGCCCCACGCCTGCACCCAGTGCGGGAAAGGCTTCACGCAGAAGCAGCACCTGCTCAAGCACCAGCGGACCCACGCAGCGGAGAAGGGCTTCCAGTGCCACGGCTGCGGGCAGACCTTCCCCACCAAGGGGAGCCTCGCGGGGCACCAGAGGGCCGGCCACGCGGGATCCGAGGGCCTGGCGGAGGAGGGCGGGGGCCGCTTCGCTCTGGGGCACCCGGAGAGCTTGGAGGCGGTGGTGGGATCGCTGGTGGCCGGCGGGCAGGGCCTTTTCCGCCCCGCTGaggtgcccgatgtcgggcagcCGGTCCTGATCGTCGAGCCGGGGACTCGGCCGCTGGCTCTCTCGCAGACGAAGAAGGGGGTCTTCTGGAAGCCCGAGCTCCCCAAGCCCCCCGCCCCGGAGCAGAAGCAGTACATCTGCAACGAGTGCGGGAAAGGCTTCGTGTCGTGGTCGGCGCTGACCATCCACCGCAGGATCCACACCGGCGAGAGGCCTTACCAGTGCGGCGAGTGCGGGAAGCGCTTCAGCCAGAAGCCCAACCTGGTCAGGCACCAGCGCtaccacacgggggagaagccctacccCTGCGCCGAGTGCGGGAAGCGCTTCGTCCAAAAGCACCACCTCGCCAAGCACCAGCGGGTGCACGGGAAGGGCGCCCCACAAGGGCCGGCACCCGATCTGAAGGTGGAGGCGCGATAG